The Anaerotignum faecicola genome contains a region encoding:
- the rpsR gene encoding 30S ribosomal protein S18 produces the protein MIQKRRGRRKKRVCQSCADKITSIDYKDINKLRRYVSERGKILPRRITGNCAKHQRALTTAIKRARHVSLMPYSQD, from the coding sequence ATGATCCAGAAAAGACGTGGACGCAGGAAAAAACGCGTATGCCAGTCATGCGCTGACAAGATCACATCAATCGATTACAAAGATATAAATAAATTAAGAAGATACGTTTCTGAGAGAGGCAAAATCCTTCCCAGAAGGATTACAGGAAACTGTGCTAAACATCAGAGGGCTTTAACAACAGCCATCAAAAGGGCAAGGCACGTATCCCTTATGCCGTATTCACAGGATTGA
- a CDS encoding single-stranded DNA-binding protein, translated as MNKVILMGRLTRDPEVRYSQGMEPLAVARFSLAVNRRFKKDGEPDADFINCVAFGKSGEFVERYFKKGQMVSVVGRLQVRSWDDKDGTKRWSTDVVVEETYFAESRSSYEGRMAQESGGYQAPNYSQPQQNSYSAPKQQPSGGDGFFPIDESLEDDDLPF; from the coding sequence GTGAACAAGGTGATTTTAATGGGACGTTTAACGAGGGATCCCGAAGTTAGATATTCCCAGGGCATGGAGCCTTTGGCTGTAGCCAGATTTTCATTAGCTGTAAACCGCCGCTTTAAAAAAGACGGCGAACCTGACGCAGATTTTATAAACTGTGTTGCGTTCGGCAAAAGCGGTGAGTTTGTTGAAAGGTACTTTAAAAAAGGCCAAATGGTAAGCGTAGTCGGCAGACTTCAAGTCCGTTCATGGGACGATAAAGACGGAACCAAACGCTGGAGCACCGATGTTGTGGTTGAAGAAACATATTTTGCCGAAAGCCGTTCTTCATATGAAGGAAGAATGGCTCAGGAAAGCGGCGGCTATCAGGCGCCCAATTATTCCCAGCCACAGCAGAATAGTTACAGCGCTCCAAAGCAGCAGCCTTCAGGCGGCGACGGGTTCTTTCCTATAGATGAAAGTTTGGAAGACGATGATTTACCCTTTTAA
- the rpsF gene encoding 30S ribosomal protein S6: MNKYELALVLRPDLDEETKAAESQKVQDLITRFGGTIDKIDDWGKRRLAYEIQKVNEGFFSFISFDAEGTVPAEIESRVRIMENVLRYLIVRKEA, encoded by the coding sequence ATGAATAAGTACGAATTAGCTTTAGTTTTAAGGCCTGATCTCGACGAAGAAACAAAAGCTGCGGAAAGCCAGAAGGTTCAGGACTTAATCACAAGATTCGGCGGTACAATCGACAAAATTGACGATTGGGGCAAAAGAAGGCTCGCTTACGAAATCCAGAAAGTTAATGAAGGTTTCTTCAGCTTCATTTCATTTGATGCAGAGGGCACAGTTCCTGCTGAAATCGAAAGCCGCGTTCGCATTATGGAAAATGTTCTTCGCTATCTTATCGTTCGTAAAGAAGCATAA
- a CDS encoding SLC13 family permease has product MAEKITAALKKDKTLLISGVCAAVSMLFSPPSKEYIGYIDVRVICLLFCLMAVVAGLEELGVFQAAAGKFVSGERKMRVIYLTLVLLPFFMSMVITNDVALITFVPFAVLILKMAGEEKYLEFVVVMQTVAANLGSMATPIGNPQNLYLYSKFEIPAASFFKTILPFVVLSLLLICLCMFFAGNRSVKIDIKNSGFKSSVNLYVLAVLALLCLLSVFRALPYYWLTAIVVLSLLIFMRSVFKKIDYGLLATFVFFFIFAGNIGKNDYINALITDVLGKNAVFTAVVSSQFISNVPSAVLLSEFTDNWAALLVGSNIGGLGTPVASLASLISLKIYMNEGYGIKKYTTVFLAVNFIFLFILYIFSKVLV; this is encoded by the coding sequence TTGGCCGAAAAAATAACGGCGGCTTTGAAAAAAGACAAAACTCTTCTTATATCAGGCGTATGCGCGGCTGTTTCAATGCTTTTTTCACCGCCTTCAAAAGAATATATAGGATATATAGACGTAAGGGTTATATGCCTGCTTTTCTGCCTTATGGCAGTTGTGGCCGGATTGGAAGAACTTGGGGTTTTTCAGGCGGCGGCGGGAAAGTTTGTAAGCGGCGAAAGGAAAATGAGGGTTATATATCTGACGCTTGTGCTTTTGCCGTTTTTTATGTCTATGGTTATAACAAACGACGTTGCGCTTATAACATTTGTGCCTTTTGCCGTATTGATTTTGAAAATGGCCGGGGAAGAAAAATATTTGGAATTTGTGGTCGTCATGCAGACTGTGGCGGCAAATTTGGGAAGTATGGCTACGCCTATCGGTAATCCGCAGAACCTATATTTATACAGCAAGTTTGAAATACCGGCGGCGTCTTTTTTTAAAACAATACTTCCTTTTGTCGTTTTAAGCCTGCTGTTAATATGTTTGTGCATGTTTTTTGCGGGAAACAGAAGCGTTAAGATAGATATAAAAAACAGCGGTTTCAAAAGCAGTGTAAATTTGTATGTATTGGCAGTTTTGGCCCTGCTCTGCCTTTTGTCGGTTTTTAGGGCGTTGCCGTATTATTGGCTTACGGCAATAGTGGTTTTGTCGCTTCTTATTTTTATGCGCAGCGTATTTAAAAAAATTGATTACGGCCTTTTGGCAACGTTCGTTTTCTTTTTTATATTTGCCGGCAATATCGGAAAAAATGATTACATAAACGCGCTTATAACAGATGTGCTCGGCAAAAACGCCGTTTTTACCGCTGTTGTTTCAAGCCAGTTTATAAGCAACGTGCCGTCGGCCGTACTGCTTTCGGAATTTACGGACAACTGGGCGGCTTTGCTTGTGGGCTCCAATATAGGAGGGCTCGGGACGCCCGTAGCGTCGCTCGCAAGCCTTATATCCCTTAAAATATATATGAACGAAGGATACGGAATAAAAAAATATACGACAGTTTTTTTAGCCGTTAATTTTATATTCCTGTTTATATTATATATATTTTCCAAAGTTCTTGTTTGA
- a CDS encoding HAMP domain-containing histidine kinase: MKLKSLFAKQSLLYMGILFISFSVFGTGFSIVYTTQYMNEQEQQLILQGERFKESMTSLYFTGDVDTSRINFELQIMEQYMGASVFFMNNKGQVSIVSSSLNPGWIGRTITDEAVNVVLSGKVATVTSKVGGMFNESVLTVGYPITIGDTILGGIFMCKPVTTLKAATKEMESVIFGCMVPVLLIGAVLIYFSCKTMTRPLKEMNDAAKIIADGNFQNRLEITTQDEVGQLAESFNNMAESLEKSENNRQKFIANICHDLRSPLTSIQGFIGAIADGTIPPEKQGYYLKIVLEETARLSKLANDMTDLSKAEAGVIKPEICEFDINDMVRDCLDIFERRVVSKKINTRAVFAEEVTEVEADPNMIQRVIHNLLDNSIKFTPEGGEITVEITVKGGKAYISVRDSGTGINAEEQKRVFERFFKADTSRGMDKSGVGLGLSIVKEFIKAHGETICVKSSEGKGTEFIFTLKVSGN, from the coding sequence GTGAAGCTTAAAAGTTTATTTGCAAAGCAGTCGCTTTTATATATGGGAATTCTTTTTATTTCGTTCAGCGTTTTCGGAACCGGGTTTTCCATTGTGTATACGACGCAGTACATGAATGAACAGGAGCAGCAGCTTATACTCCAGGGGGAAAGATTTAAAGAAAGCATGACGAGCCTTTATTTTACAGGCGATGTGGATACTTCAAGGATAAATTTTGAACTCCAGATAATGGAGCAGTATATGGGCGCCAGCGTTTTTTTTATGAATAACAAAGGACAGGTTTCAATTGTATCGTCAAGCCTTAACCCGGGATGGATTGGAAGAACCATTACGGACGAGGCTGTAAACGTTGTGCTTAGCGGAAAAGTTGCGACCGTCACGAGCAAAGTGGGAGGTATGTTCAACGAATCGGTTTTGACCGTGGGCTATCCCATAACAATAGGGGATACGATTCTCGGCGGCATATTTATGTGCAAGCCCGTTACAACCCTTAAAGCCGCAACGAAAGAGATGGAAAGCGTTATATTCGGCTGTATGGTGCCTGTGCTTCTCATAGGGGCCGTGCTGATTTATTTCTCCTGCAAAACAATGACAAGGCCGCTTAAAGAAATGAACGACGCGGCAAAAATAATAGCCGACGGCAATTTTCAAAACAGGCTTGAAATAACGACGCAAGACGAAGTCGGACAGCTTGCGGAAAGCTTTAACAATATGGCTGAAAGCCTTGAGAAAAGCGAGAACAACAGGCAGAAATTTATTGCCAATATTTGCCATGACCTGCGTTCTCCGCTTACGAGCATACAAGGATTTATAGGAGCTATTGCCGACGGCACTATCCCGCCCGAAAAACAGGGGTATTACCTTAAAATTGTTTTGGAAGAAACGGCAAGGCTAAGCAAGCTTGCAAACGACATGACGGATTTAAGCAAGGCCGAAGCGGGCGTTATAAAGCCGGAAATATGCGAATTCGATATAAACGATATGGTTAGGGACTGCCTTGATATATTTGAAAGGCGTGTAGTTTCAAAAAAAATAAATACAAGAGCCGTTTTTGCAGAAGAGGTTACGGAAGTTGAGGCAGATCCGAACATGATCCAGAGGGTAATTCACAATCTTTTGGACAACTCGATTAAATTCACTCCGGAAGGCGGCGAGATCACTGTTGAAATAACCGTAAAAGGCGGCAAAGCTTATATAAGCGTCAGGGACAGCGGGACGGGCATAAATGCGGAAGAACAGAAAAGGGTTTTTGAAAGGTTTTTCAAAGCCGATACTTCGCGCGGGATGGATAAATCCGGCGTCGGGCTGGGGCTTTCCATCGTAAAGGAATTTATAAAGGCGCATGGCGAAACCATATGCGTAAAAAGCAGCGAAGGAAAAGGCACAGAGTTTATATTTACGCTTAAAGTGTCCGGAAACTGA
- a CDS encoding 2-dehydropantoate 2-reductase, whose product MKIAVIGIGGIGGLVGAALARRHKGIYLIARGEGLKAICENGITLDSEMLGNFTAIPEKVTDDPNEIGIVDALIISTKSYALDEACAMCRPIVGPDTVVLPLLNGINVGKDVRGYINNGDTAEGCIYAFSSKDGPGRTKHIGNMCRIDFGFEDKHENGKAEELARMLNESGITTTFNENIMESAWTKYIMMCGNSCVFTYFDCNAGEVRKDPVKYKFLKDVYTELYNIAGASGVKLSGDVIEKHMRAFDGLPGEAVTSLYRDLKNGSGKTEFKAIIGKAAELAESLGTEATNVIKAYEKNKGR is encoded by the coding sequence ATGAAAATTGCTGTTATTGGAATAGGGGGTATAGGAGGGCTTGTAGGGGCCGCCCTTGCAAGGCGGCATAAAGGGATTTATTTGATTGCCCGTGGGGAGGGGCTTAAAGCTATATGTGAAAACGGCATAACGCTGGATAGTGAAATGCTTGGAAATTTTACTGCCATACCTGAAAAAGTCACGGACGATCCGAATGAAATCGGCATTGTAGACGCGCTTATAATATCTACTAAAAGCTATGCCCTTGACGAGGCGTGCGCCATGTGCCGGCCGATAGTTGGGCCAGATACTGTAGTGCTTCCGCTTTTGAACGGAATAAATGTGGGGAAAGACGTACGCGGGTACATTAATAACGGCGACACGGCGGAAGGGTGTATTTATGCTTTCAGTTCCAAAGACGGACCGGGAAGGACAAAACACATAGGAAACATGTGCCGTATAGATTTCGGCTTTGAGGACAAGCATGAAAACGGAAAAGCCGAGGAACTTGCGCGCATGCTCAATGAAAGCGGTATTACGACAACTTTTAACGAAAATATAATGGAATCTGCCTGGACTAAGTATATAATGATGTGCGGAAACAGCTGCGTATTTACATACTTCGATTGTAATGCGGGGGAAGTCAGAAAAGATCCCGTAAAGTACAAATTTTTAAAAGACGTTTATACCGAGCTTTATAATATTGCCGGCGCAAGCGGAGTTAAGCTTTCCGGCGACGTTATTGAGAAACATATGCGTGCTTTTGACGGACTTCCGGGGGAAGCCGTAACATCGCTGTACAGGGATTTGAAAAATGGAAGCGGCAAAACGGAATTTAAGGCAATTATAGGCAAAGCGGCGGAACTTGCGGAGAGCCTTGGAACAGAGGCGACGAATGTAATAAAGGCATATGAAAAAAATAAAGGCAGGTAA
- the ppdK gene encoding pyruvate, phosphate dikinase produces the protein MGKKYVYMFTEGNADMRNLLGGKGANLAEMTNMGLPIPQGFTVTTETCTEFNENNKVFNDEMKAQINKAVEKLEEIAGKKLGADENPLLVSVRSGARASMPGMMDTVLNLGLNDVSVEGLAKATNNPRFAYDSYRRFIMMFADVVIGVSKSKFERYLDKFKEEKGYKFDTDLSAEDLKAVADKFKEIYFEDQGVPFPQEPTEQLYSAIKAVFHSWDNPRAFVYRRMNDIPYSWGTAVNVQMMVFGNMGDTSGTGVAFTRNAATGEKAMFGEYLINAQGEDVVAGVRTPKPIATLEKDMPAVYKQFCEIARKLEEHYKDMQDMEFTIENGKLYFLQTRNGKRTANAALKIAVDMVNEGLITEEEAIMKVDPKQLDQLLHPAFDQNKLKSAKPLGKGLPASPGAGAGKVYFTADEAKNAAEKGERVVLVRLETSPEDIEGMAAAQGILTVRGGMTSHAAVVARGMGRCCVSGCEEIKMDEAAKTFTLGGMTFKEGDYISLDGATGFIYGEDIPTTEPEISGDFAKFMGWADKARRLKVRTNADTPKDAAKAVEFGAEGIGLTRTEHMFFEENRILKFREVILSDNIEERAAALEVIRPFQEEDFVGIYEAMGERPVTIRLLDPPLHEFLPTNDEDFEIIAKEMGKTVEELKIKARGLHELNPMMGHRGCRLAVSYPEIAEMQAKAIISAAVKVKKEKGFNIVPEIMIPLVGDVKELSFVKKVIDETAEKIIEESGIELKYLVGTMIEIPRACITADEIAKEAEFFSFGTNDLTQMTYGLSRDDAGKILSDYIDKKIYEGDPTAKLDRNGVGELMKIAVGKGRAARADLHLGICGEHGGDPSSVEFCHMIGLDYVSCSPFRVPIARLAAAQAALR, from the coding sequence ATGGGCAAAAAATATGTTTATATGTTTACAGAGGGTAACGCCGACATGAGGAACCTCCTTGGCGGAAAAGGGGCTAACTTGGCCGAAATGACAAATATGGGCCTTCCTATTCCTCAGGGTTTTACGGTTACAACCGAAACTTGCACGGAATTTAACGAAAATAATAAGGTTTTTAACGATGAAATGAAGGCCCAGATTAATAAGGCCGTTGAAAAACTTGAAGAAATCGCCGGCAAAAAACTCGGCGCGGATGAAAACCCGCTTCTTGTTTCAGTGCGTTCGGGCGCAAGGGCTTCAATGCCTGGCATGATGGATACTGTTTTAAATCTCGGCTTAAACGATGTGTCTGTGGAGGGCCTTGCAAAGGCTACAAACAACCCTCGTTTTGCATATGACAGCTACAGGCGGTTTATAATGATGTTTGCCGACGTTGTTATCGGCGTTTCCAAATCAAAATTTGAAAGGTATCTTGACAAATTCAAAGAAGAAAAGGGATATAAATTTGACACCGATTTGTCAGCCGAAGATTTAAAGGCTGTCGCCGACAAATTTAAGGAAATATATTTTGAGGATCAGGGCGTGCCGTTCCCACAGGAACCGACGGAGCAGCTTTACAGCGCTATTAAAGCCGTTTTCCATTCGTGGGATAACCCAAGGGCGTTTGTTTACAGAAGGATGAATGATATTCCGTACAGCTGGGGAACGGCTGTTAACGTACAGATGATGGTTTTCGGCAATATGGGCGACACTTCGGGAACGGGTGTGGCGTTCACAAGGAATGCCGCAACGGGCGAAAAGGCTATGTTCGGCGAGTATCTCATAAACGCTCAGGGCGAGGACGTTGTTGCCGGGGTGCGTACGCCTAAGCCTATTGCGACGCTTGAAAAGGATATGCCCGCTGTTTATAAACAATTCTGTGAAATAGCGCGTAAGCTTGAAGAACATTACAAAGATATGCAGGACATGGAATTTACCATTGAAAACGGGAAACTCTATTTCCTGCAGACAAGAAACGGAAAAAGAACGGCTAACGCGGCTCTCAAAATTGCAGTCGATATGGTAAACGAAGGCCTTATTACGGAAGAAGAAGCTATAATGAAAGTTGACCCTAAGCAGCTTGATCAGCTCCTCCACCCGGCTTTCGATCAAAACAAGCTAAAAAGCGCAAAGCCTCTTGGAAAAGGTTTGCCGGCTTCTCCGGGAGCAGGGGCAGGAAAGGTTTATTTTACAGCCGACGAAGCTAAAAACGCAGCCGAAAAAGGCGAGAGGGTTGTGCTTGTACGCCTTGAAACGTCGCCGGAAGATATAGAAGGAATGGCGGCGGCGCAGGGCATACTTACAGTGCGCGGCGGCATGACAAGCCATGCGGCCGTTGTTGCGCGCGGCATGGGGCGTTGCTGCGTATCGGGATGCGAAGAGATTAAAATGGATGAAGCGGCAAAAACGTTCACTCTCGGCGGCATGACGTTTAAGGAAGGCGATTATATCTCCCTTGACGGCGCAACGGGGTTCATTTACGGTGAAGATATTCCTACGACAGAGCCGGAAATTTCGGGAGATTTTGCAAAATTTATGGGTTGGGCCGATAAAGCAAGACGCCTTAAAGTAAGGACTAATGCCGATACGCCTAAGGACGCCGCAAAAGCCGTTGAGTTTGGGGCTGAAGGAATCGGCCTTACAAGGACTGAGCATATGTTCTTTGAAGAAAACCGTATTCTCAAATTCCGTGAGGTTATACTTTCCGATAATATTGAGGAAAGGGCGGCGGCGCTTGAAGTTATACGCCCCTTCCAGGAAGAGGATTTTGTAGGGATTTATGAGGCCATGGGCGAAAGGCCGGTAACAATAAGGCTCCTTGATCCGCCTTTGCATGAGTTCCTTCCGACTAACGACGAAGATTTTGAGATAATTGCAAAAGAAATGGGCAAAACTGTCGAGGAACTTAAAATTAAAGCGAGGGGACTGCATGAACTTAACCCGATGATGGGACACAGGGGATGCCGCCTTGCGGTAAGCTATCCGGAAATTGCCGAAATGCAGGCGAAAGCTATTATCAGTGCGGCTGTTAAGGTTAAAAAGGAAAAAGGCTTCAACATAGTGCCTGAAATTATGATACCGCTTGTAGGAGACGTTAAGGAGTTAAGTTTTGTTAAGAAGGTTATTGATGAAACGGCTGAAAAGATAATCGAAGAAAGCGGCATAGAGCTTAAATATCTTGTCGGCACTATGATTGAAATACCGAGGGCCTGCATAACGGCTGACGAAATAGCAAAAGAAGCTGAATTTTTCTCTTTCGGCACTAACGACTTAACTCAGATGACATATGGTCTTTCACGTGACGATGCAGGAAAGATACTTTCGGATTACATAGATAAGAAAATATATGAAGGCGATCCTACCGCCAAGCTTGACAGAAACGGCGTTGGAGAGCTTATGAAAATAGCCGTTGGCAAAGGAAGGGCCGCAAGGGCGGATCTCCACCTCGGAATATGCGGCGAACACGGCGGAGATCCTTCTTCGGTTGAGTTCTGCCACATGATAGGACTTGATTATGTTTCATGCTCGCCTTTCCGCGTTCCTATTGCAAGGCTTGCGGCGGCACAGGCAGCTTTAAGGTAG
- a CDS encoding DNA adenine methylase, translated as MKQHFTENKFTNGEDMFRQGVLLNAIDLNKTEFAISYDDFDKNNTLLRPFLKWAGGKSQILPIIRSKYPDELGKKISKYAEPFVGGGAVLFDILNFYSLKEIYISDINAELINTYQVIRDEIDALISALTEFQDDYILLNEEKRKECYIEKRTRFNSLKDSFGASDNIEKAALFIFLNRTCFNGLYRVNKSGYFNVPAGKYKNPTICDEKNLRNISEAIKNINIVCADYQKSYDFIDENTFVYFDPPYRPITESSNFTSYTEKLFDDKSQMELAEFINSINKKGAAILLSNSDPKNSDYNDDFFDALYNSYNIDRVGVTRSINCNGRSRGKISELLITNHKAGDCKSEEEL; from the coding sequence ATGAAACAGCATTTTACAGAAAATAAATTCACGAATGGTGAAGATATGTTTAGACAGGGGGTGTTATTGAACGCTATTGATTTAAATAAAACCGAATTCGCTATATCATATGATGACTTTGATAAGAATAATACGCTTTTAAGGCCGTTTTTAAAATGGGCGGGAGGAAAAAGCCAGATACTTCCGATAATCAGAAGCAAATACCCTGACGAGTTGGGGAAAAAGATATCTAAATATGCCGAGCCGTTTGTCGGCGGCGGGGCTGTGCTTTTTGACATATTAAATTTTTATTCTTTAAAAGAGATTTATATCAGCGATATAAACGCCGAGCTTATAAACACATATCAGGTTATCCGCGACGAGATTGACGCGCTGATATCGGCTCTGACAGAATTTCAGGACGATTATATCCTGCTTAACGAAGAAAAGCGAAAAGAATGTTATATTGAGAAGCGGACAAGGTTTAACAGTTTAAAGGATTCTTTCGGCGCAAGCGACAATATAGAAAAGGCGGCTTTGTTTATATTTTTAAACAGGACGTGTTTTAACGGGCTGTACCGCGTAAATAAGAGCGGCTATTTTAACGTGCCGGCAGGGAAGTACAAAAACCCGACTATTTGCGATGAAAAGAATCTCAGGAATATTTCGGAAGCAATTAAAAATATTAATATAGTTTGTGCCGATTACCAAAAGTCCTATGATTTTATTGATGAAAACACATTCGTGTACTTTGATCCTCCTTACAGGCCAATCACGGAAAGCTCAAATTTTACTTCTTACACGGAAAAGCTTTTTGATGACAAGTCGCAAATGGAACTGGCCGAATTTATCAATTCAATCAATAAAAAGGGCGCCGCGATACTTTTAAGCAATTCCGATCCCAAAAATTCGGATTATAACGACGACTTCTTTGATGCGCTTTATAACAGTTATAATATCGACAGGGTTGGAGTAACGAGAAGCATTAACTGTAACGGCCGTTCGAGGGGCAAAATATCGGAATTATTGATCACAAACCATAAAGCGGGAGATTGTAAAAGTGAAGAGGAACTTTAA
- a CDS encoding type II restriction endonuclease — translation MKRNFNAWICGFKGSISDYSYYVDFRKVFDNVEKLKVELNILNSLIGSKNIEDDFERIIERYPETLKCIPLLLAVRQNEIYTIDQDGEFNYSFKHTNYPIDQYKVFMRKTGLFDLIENHVIANLIDYVTGVEVGLDSNGRKNRGGHLMKELVESFILKSGLERNVTYFKNMYIHDIQDRWGMDLSELAIGVKAKKRFDFVVKTKSNIIGIETNFYSSSGSKLNETARGYKALAIRARAIEGFKFVWITDGLGWVGAKHNLEEMFEITDNIYSINDLENGAITQMIEE, via the coding sequence GTGAAGAGGAACTTTAACGCTTGGATCTGCGGATTTAAGGGAAGTATTTCAGACTATAGTTATTATGTTGATTTTAGGAAAGTTTTTGATAATGTTGAAAAGCTCAAAGTGGAGCTTAATATATTAAATTCCTTAATCGGATCAAAAAATATTGAGGATGATTTTGAACGGATCATAGAAAGATATCCGGAAACATTGAAATGCATACCTCTCTTACTTGCAGTACGGCAGAATGAAATTTATACAATAGATCAGGACGGGGAGTTTAATTATTCGTTTAAACACACGAATTACCCGATAGATCAGTATAAGGTTTTCATGAGGAAAACAGGTTTATTTGATTTAATAGAAAACCATGTTATAGCAAACCTTATAGACTATGTAACGGGCGTTGAGGTCGGCCTTGATTCAAACGGAAGGAAAAACCGCGGCGGCCACTTGATGAAAGAGCTCGTAGAGAGTTTTATATTAAAATCCGGCCTTGAAAGGAATGTGACATATTTTAAAAATATGTATATACATGATATTCAGGACAGATGGGGTATGGATTTATCCGAACTTGCCATAGGGGTCAAAGCTAAAAAACGTTTTGATTTTGTGGTTAAAACAAAATCAAATATTATAGGCATAGAAACAAACTTTTACAGCAGCAGCGGTTCAAAGCTTAATGAAACGGCGCGGGGATATAAAGCGCTTGCCATTAGGGCAAGAGCTATCGAAGGATTTAAGTTTGTTTGGATAACGGACGGCCTTGGCTGGGTTGGCGCAAAACACAATCTTGAAGAAATGTTTGAAATTACAGATAATATCTATAGTATAAACGATTTGGAAAACGGGGCTATTACACAGATGATTGAAGAATAG
- a CDS encoding aminotransferase class I/II-fold pyridoxal phosphate-dependent enzyme produces MIRFECDYAEGAHPRVLELITETNFEQHPGYGTDIYCEKARGIIREMCGAPEAGVHFLVGGTQANTTVIAAALRPYQSVISAVSGHINGHETGAVEAAGHKVIPVESADGKINAEQIEEVYDDYMSDSNREHVTMPAMVYISNPMENGTVYTKKELEKISAACRKKGLFLFMDGARLAYGLTAEGNDMSLKDIAKLCDVFYIGGTKCGALFGEAVVITDKGMDRDFRYSIKQRGGMLAKGRLLGLQFIALLEGGLYFGLAANANRLAMKIKNAVKSKGWEFLYDSDTNQQFPIIPDEKLEKLGKKYTYTFIKKIDKDHTAVRFCTSWATKEEDVAALVKDIETV; encoded by the coding sequence ATGATTAGATTTGAATGTGATTATGCCGAAGGCGCGCATCCGAGGGTCTTAGAACTTATTACAGAAACAAATTTTGAACAGCATCCGGGATACGGAACGGATATATATTGTGAAAAGGCGCGCGGGATAATTAGGGAGATGTGCGGCGCGCCGGAAGCGGGAGTGCATTTCCTTGTGGGCGGCACACAAGCTAATACCACGGTTATTGCGGCGGCGTTAAGGCCTTACCAGTCTGTTATCAGCGCCGTTTCGGGACACATTAACGGACATGAAACAGGAGCCGTTGAAGCGGCAGGGCACAAGGTTATACCGGTTGAAAGCGCCGACGGGAAAATAAATGCAGAACAGATTGAAGAAGTATACGACGATTATATGAGCGATTCCAACAGGGAACATGTTACGATGCCGGCTATGGTTTATATATCAAACCCGATGGAAAACGGAACCGTATATACAAAGAAAGAACTTGAAAAAATAAGCGCGGCATGCAGGAAAAAGGGACTTTTCCTGTTTATGGACGGGGCTCGCCTTGCATACGGCCTTACGGCGGAAGGCAACGATATGAGCCTTAAAGATATTGCGAAACTGTGCGACGTTTTTTATATCGGAGGCACAAAATGCGGCGCGCTTTTCGGGGAAGCGGTAGTTATTACCGATAAGGGTATGGACAGGGATTTCAGGTATTCCATTAAGCAAAGGGGCGGCATGCTTGCAAAAGGCCGTCTGCTTGGGCTTCAGTTTATTGCGCTTTTGGAAGGCGGGCTGTATTTCGGCTTGGCGGCGAATGCAAACAGGCTTGCAATGAAAATTAAAAATGCGGTAAAAAGCAAAGGATGGGAATTTTTGTATGATTCGGACACAAACCAGCAGTTTCCGATTATACCTGATGAAAAGCTTGAGAAGCTCGGGAAGAAGTATACATATACTTTTATAAAAAAGATTGACAAAGATCATACGGCCGTAAGGTTCTGCACAAGCTGGGCTACAAAGGAAGAGGACGTTGCCGCGCTTGTTAAGGACATTGAAACAGTATGA